The following coding sequences are from one Eretmochelys imbricata isolate rEreImb1 chromosome 12, rEreImb1.hap1, whole genome shotgun sequence window:
- the DEF8 gene encoding differentially expressed in FDCP 8 homolog isoform X1: MECDEKLVRFRQAHLNPFNKQPGQGQHDQEAGDDLSCRDSLLGLSHGDPRFQCSERVMDLGLAEDHFSRPVGLFLASDIQQLRQAIEECKQVILELPEHSERQKDAVVRLIHLRLKLQELKDPSEDEPNIRVLLEHRFYKEKSKSVKQTCDKCNAIIWGLIQTWYTCTGCYYRCHSKCLNLITKPCVRSKVSHQAEYELSICPETGLDSQDYRCAECRAPISLRGVPSEARQCDYTGLYYCGNCHWNDLAVIPARVIHNWDFEPRKVSRCSMRYLALMVSRPVLKLREINPLLFNYVEELVEIRKLRQDILLMKPYFITCKEAMESRLLLQVWGCLRGEELLCGDRVCERVCWDGEGAESLGAWSCLCHSPAGYKPSTCAQLVSGDGPCLGSSSRESDTGWAAGGHGTAHLLGVRDPLACPCLGSAPPCALLRVEALWGQRDTGQAQNPWTGFSQPQTSGYCGDGQLLRHALLSCSHVGICDAPEAVHSSGLSGLSTGQEPRAGGG, from the exons ATGAGAAGCTGGTCCGGTTCCGACAGGCCCACCTCAACCCCTTCAACAAGCAGCCGGGGCAAGGCCAGCATGACCAGGAGGCTGGGGACGACCTTTCTTGTCGAG ACTCGCTGCTGGGGCTGTCCCACGGGGACCCCAGGTTCCAGTGCTCAGAGCGCGTGATGGACCTGGGGCTGGCGGAGGACCACTTCTCCCGCCCTGTG GGCTTGTTCTTGGCCTCAGACATCCAGCAGCTGCGGCAGGCGATCGAGGAGTGCAAGCAGGTGATCCTGGAGCTCCCTGAGCACTCGGAGAGGCAGAAAGACGCTGTGGTCAGGCTCATCCACCTGCGCCTGAAACTCCAGGAGCTGAAG GACCCCAGCGAAGACGAGCCCAACATCCGGGTGCTCCTGGAACATCGCTTCTACAAGGAGAAGAGTAAGAGTGTCAAGCAGACATGTGACAAGTGCAACGCCATCATCTGGGGCCTGATTCAGACCTGGTACACCTGCACAG GCTGTTACTATCGCTGTCACAGCAAGTGCCTGAACCTTATCACCAAGCCCTGCGTGAGGTCCAAGGTCAGCCACCAGGCTGAGTACGAGCTGAGCATCTGCCCCGAGACAGGCCTGGACAGCCAGGATTACCGCTGTGCGGAGTGCCGGGCGCCCATCTCCCTCC GGGGCGTGCCCAGCGAGGCCAGGCAGTGTGACTACACTGGCCTGTACTACTGCGGTAACTGCCACTGGAATGATCTGGCCGTCATCCCCGCCCGTGTCATCCACAACTGGGACTTCGAACCCCGCAAG GTTTCCCGCTGCAGCATGCGTTACCTTGCCCTGATGGTGTCGCGGCCGGTGCTCAAGCTGCGGGAAATCAACCCCCTTCTCTTTAACTATGTGGAGGAGCTGGTGGAGATCCGG AAACTGCGCCAGGATATCCTGCTCATGAAGCCCTACTTCATCACCTGCAAAGAGGCCATGGAGTCTCGTCTGCTGCTCCAGGTGTGGGGGTGTCTGCGTGGGGAGGAGCTGCTGTGCGGGGACCGTGTGTGTGAGCGAGTttgctgggatggggagggagctgaATCGCTGGGAGCATGGAGCTGTTTGTGCCACTCCCCGGCAGGGTACAAACCTTCCACCTGTGCCCAGCTGGTGTCCGGTGACGGGCCATGCCTGGGCAGCTCCAGCCGAGAAAGTGACACTGGATGGGCAGCTGGGGGGCATGGCACTGCCCACTTGCTGGGGGTGAGAGATCCGCTGGCCTGTCCCTGTCTGGGATCAGCTCCGCCTTGTGCTCTCCTGAGGGTAGAAGCGCTGTGGGGTCAGCGTGACACGGGCCAAGCCCAGAATCCATGGACAGGATTCTCCCAGCCCCAAACCTCTGGCTACTGCGGAGATGGGCAGCTGCTGAGACACGCCTTGCTGTCGTGCTCCCATGTGGGGATCTGTGACGCCCCCGAGGCTGTGCACAGCAGCGGGTTAAGTGGACTCTCTACGGGACAGGAGCCACGTGCTGGGGGAGGATGA
- the DEF8 gene encoding differentially expressed in FDCP 8 homolog isoform X2 yields the protein MECDEKLVRFRQAHLNPFNKQPGQGQHDQEAGDDLSCRDSLLGLSHGDPRFQCSERVMDLGLAEDHFSRPVGLFLASDIQQLRQAIEECKQVILELPEHSERQKDAVVRLIHLRLKLQELKDPSEDEPNIRVLLEHRFYKEKSKSVKQTCDKCNAIIWGLIQTWYTCTGCYYRCHSKCLNLITKPCVRSKVSHQAEYELSICPETGLDSQDYRCAECRAPISLRGVPSEARQCDYTGLYYCGNCHWNDLAVIPARVIHNWDFEPRKVSRCSMRYLALMVSRPVLKLREINPLLFNYVEELVEIRKLRQDILLMKPYFITCKEAMESRLLLQLQDRQHFVENDEMYSLQDLVDIQAGRLSCSLAEIHTLFAKHIKLDCERCQAKGFVCELCKEGDVLFPFDSHTSVCTDCSAVFHRDCYYDNSTTCPRCARLSLRKQSLFRGPSAEEQA from the exons ATGAGAAGCTGGTCCGGTTCCGACAGGCCCACCTCAACCCCTTCAACAAGCAGCCGGGGCAAGGCCAGCATGACCAGGAGGCTGGGGACGACCTTTCTTGTCGAG ACTCGCTGCTGGGGCTGTCCCACGGGGACCCCAGGTTCCAGTGCTCAGAGCGCGTGATGGACCTGGGGCTGGCGGAGGACCACTTCTCCCGCCCTGTG GGCTTGTTCTTGGCCTCAGACATCCAGCAGCTGCGGCAGGCGATCGAGGAGTGCAAGCAGGTGATCCTGGAGCTCCCTGAGCACTCGGAGAGGCAGAAAGACGCTGTGGTCAGGCTCATCCACCTGCGCCTGAAACTCCAGGAGCTGAAG GACCCCAGCGAAGACGAGCCCAACATCCGGGTGCTCCTGGAACATCGCTTCTACAAGGAGAAGAGTAAGAGTGTCAAGCAGACATGTGACAAGTGCAACGCCATCATCTGGGGCCTGATTCAGACCTGGTACACCTGCACAG GCTGTTACTATCGCTGTCACAGCAAGTGCCTGAACCTTATCACCAAGCCCTGCGTGAGGTCCAAGGTCAGCCACCAGGCTGAGTACGAGCTGAGCATCTGCCCCGAGACAGGCCTGGACAGCCAGGATTACCGCTGTGCGGAGTGCCGGGCGCCCATCTCCCTCC GGGGCGTGCCCAGCGAGGCCAGGCAGTGTGACTACACTGGCCTGTACTACTGCGGTAACTGCCACTGGAATGATCTGGCCGTCATCCCCGCCCGTGTCATCCACAACTGGGACTTCGAACCCCGCAAG GTTTCCCGCTGCAGCATGCGTTACCTTGCCCTGATGGTGTCGCGGCCGGTGCTCAAGCTGCGGGAAATCAACCCCCTTCTCTTTAACTATGTGGAGGAGCTGGTGGAGATCCGG AAACTGCGCCAGGATATCCTGCTCATGAAGCCCTACTTCATCACCTGCAAAGAGGCCATGGAGTCTCGTCTGCTGCTCCAG CTGCAGGACCGGCAACACTTTGTGGAGAACGACGAGATGTACTCGCTGCAGGACCTGGTCGACATCCAGGCTGGGCGCCTCAGCTGCTCCTTAGCGGAGATCCACACCCTCTTCGCCAAGCACATCAAGCTGGACtgcgag CGGTGCCAGGCGAAGGGCTTTGTGTGTGAGCTCTGCAAAGAAGGGGACGTGCTCTTCCCGTTTGACAGCCACACATCGGTGTGCACGGACTGCTCTGCTGTCTTCcacag GGATTGCTACTATGACAATTCGACCACGTGCCCCAGGTGTGCCCGGCTCAGCCTGAGGAAGCAGTCGCTCTTCCGAGGTCCCAGTGCAGAGGAGCAGGCCTAG